From Deltaproteobacteria bacterium, one genomic window encodes:
- the cobB gene encoding hydrogenobyrinic acid a,c-diamide synthase (glutamine-hydrolyzing), translating to MPASVLTCPRILVAGLGGGSGKTIVSLGLARAFIERGLRVQAFKKGPDYIDAKWLSLASQSETTNLDPFLLSSDVLRNLFLSRARGADLALLEGNRGLYDGKDVEGSCSSAELAKLLHCPVIVVADCTKVTRTMAAIILGLTSFDPLVDIRGVILNRTAGCRHQNILRDSIEKYTDVKVLGILPKLAQNPIPERHMGLISDAEHENDPFATIADCLRDNADLDACLAIARSAPVLSTEFASLYPAPESGASVRIGVARDAALWFYYQENFEALRHAGAELVEFSLLGDPAVPDVDAIYMGGGFPETMAERLAENVTMRGSVSKFVHEGMPVYAECGGLMYLSRDLVYEGSRYPMAGIFPLTAKIFSKPQGHGYMSSEVVASNPFYALGTRLTGHEFHYSRCLDSDRIASFVFHVERGRGMLTGRDGVLFRNCLAGYTHMHALGRPDWALNFVAAAREFRAARLRGTSCPDIRLISTS from the coding sequence ATGCCAGCCTCTGTTCTGACGTGTCCCCGGATACTCGTTGCCGGCCTTGGTGGCGGTTCCGGCAAGACCATCGTCAGTCTGGGACTTGCACGCGCCTTCATTGAGCGAGGCCTGAGAGTTCAGGCCTTTAAAAAGGGTCCAGATTATATCGACGCCAAATGGCTGAGCTTGGCTAGCCAGAGCGAAACGACAAATCTGGATCCTTTCTTGTTGTCTTCCGATGTCTTGCGGAATCTGTTTTTGTCCCGGGCACGGGGAGCCGATCTGGCCCTGCTCGAAGGCAATCGCGGCCTCTATGACGGCAAGGACGTGGAAGGTTCCTGTTCCTCGGCCGAGCTTGCCAAACTCTTGCATTGCCCTGTTATCGTCGTGGCGGATTGCACGAAAGTCACCCGCACCATGGCCGCCATCATCCTCGGCCTGACCTCCTTCGATCCGCTTGTTGACATTCGGGGCGTCATCCTCAACCGCACGGCTGGTTGTCGTCACCAGAATATCCTGCGGGATTCCATCGAGAAATACACGGACGTGAAGGTGCTCGGCATTTTGCCGAAACTCGCCCAGAATCCCATCCCCGAACGACATATGGGTCTCATTTCCGACGCCGAGCACGAGAACGACCCCTTTGCGACCATCGCCGATTGCTTGCGCGACAACGCCGATCTCGATGCCTGCCTTGCCATTGCCCGCTCCGCTCCGGTCTTGTCCACCGAATTTGCTTCTCTGTATCCGGCCCCGGAATCAGGTGCGTCCGTACGTATCGGGGTGGCTCGTGATGCGGCGTTGTGGTTCTATTATCAGGAGAATTTTGAGGCATTGCGGCACGCCGGAGCCGAGCTCGTGGAGTTTAGTCTTCTTGGTGATCCGGCGGTACCTGATGTGGACGCCATCTATATGGGAGGGGGATTCCCCGAAACCATGGCCGAACGCTTGGCGGAAAACGTCACCATGCGAGGCTCGGTAAGTAAATTTGTCCACGAGGGCATGCCGGTTTACGCAGAATGCGGCGGGCTCATGTATTTGAGCCGTGATTTGGTGTACGAGGGCTCAAGGTATCCCATGGCCGGTATTTTCCCCTTGACCGCCAAGATTTTTTCAAAACCCCAGGGCCATGGGTACATGAGTTCCGAGGTCGTCGCATCAAATCCGTTTTATGCGCTAGGGACTCGTCTGACAGGGCATGAATTCCATTATTCCCGTTGTCTTGACTCCGACCGGATTGCTTCATTTGTTTTCCACGTCGAGAGGGGTCGGGGAATGCTAACTGGTCGCGATGGTGTTCTTTTCCGCAACTGCTTGGCTGGATACACCCATATGCACGCTTTGGGCCGTCCAGATTGGGCCTTAAATTTCGTGGCGGCCGCGCGTGAGTTCCGGGCCGCGCGGTTGCGGGGCACATCATGTCCGGATATTCGTCTGATTTCTACTTCTTGA
- a CDS encoding dissimilatory sulfite reductase-asociated protein DsvD has protein sequence MADPKEIVLEYIQSKSKQKSKFYFNDLAALFPEMKMREAKKLINQLVTDGVLEYWSSGSTTMYGVPGSGKQAHTEGED, from the coding sequence ATGGCAGATCCCAAAGAGATCGTATTGGAGTACATCCAGTCCAAGTCTAAGCAAAAATCTAAGTTTTATTTCAATGACTTGGCTGCTCTTTTTCCTGAAATGAAAATGCGCGAAGCAAAAAAGCTGATCAACCAGCTTGTGACCGACGGTGTGCTTGAGTACTGGTCCAGTGGCAGCACCACCATGTATGGTGTTCCCGGGAGTGGAAAGCAGGCGCATACTGAAGGCGAAGATTAA
- the dsrB gene encoding dissimilatory-type sulfite reductase subunit beta, with protein sequence MAFVSAGYNPEKPMENRITDIGPRHFSDFLPPVIAKNKGQWLWHEIVEPGLLMHKAESGDEVYTVRCGGARLMSVGHVRAICDIADKFCGGHLRFTTRNNIEFMVETLEEAKKLKQYLNDQKFEGGSHKFPVGGTGAGITNIVHTQGWVHCHTPATDASGTVKVVLDELFEEFGQMRMPAQVRISMACCLNMCGAVHCSDIAILGYHRKPPIIDHEWLDNLCEIPLAVAACPVGAIRPTKKEITTEKGETKTVNTVAIKNERCMFCGNCYTMCPSLPLSDQTGDGLVIMAGGKVSNRISNPKFSKVVVAFIPNEPPRWPTLAKVIRQIVEAYSADARKYERLGDWAERIGWERFFEKTGLEFSEHMIDDFRDPAYYTWRQTTNFKF encoded by the coding sequence ATGGCTTTCGTTTCTGCCGGATATAATCCTGAAAAACCCATGGAAAACAGGATCACTGATATTGGTCCTCGTCATTTTTCCGATTTTCTTCCGCCCGTCATCGCCAAGAATAAAGGGCAGTGGCTTTGGCACGAGATCGTCGAGCCGGGCCTCCTGATGCACAAGGCCGAGAGCGGCGATGAAGTTTACACTGTTCGTTGTGGTGGCGCACGTTTGATGTCCGTTGGTCATGTCCGCGCTATCTGCGACATCGCCGATAAGTTTTGCGGTGGCCATCTTCGTTTCACCACTCGGAATAATATTGAGTTCATGGTCGAGACCCTCGAGGAGGCCAAGAAGCTCAAGCAGTATCTGAACGATCAGAAGTTCGAGGGCGGTAGCCACAAGTTCCCGGTTGGCGGCACTGGCGCTGGCATCACGAATATCGTTCATACGCAGGGTTGGGTCCATTGCCATACTCCCGCAACCGACGCCTCTGGTACCGTCAAGGTCGTCCTGGACGAACTTTTCGAGGAATTTGGACAGATGCGCATGCCCGCACAGGTCCGTATTTCCATGGCCTGCTGCTTGAACATGTGCGGCGCGGTTCACTGCTCCGACATCGCCATCCTGGGCTACCACCGCAAGCCTCCGATCATCGATCACGAATGGTTGGACAATTTGTGTGAAATCCCGCTGGCCGTGGCTGCTTGCCCTGTTGGCGCCATTCGTCCGACCAAGAAGGAAATCACCACTGAAAAGGGTGAGACCAAAACGGTCAACACTGTTGCCATCAAGAACGAGCGTTGCATGTTCTGTGGTAACTGCTACACCATGTGCCCGTCCTTGCCTTTGTCCGACCAGACTGGCGACGGTCTTGTTATCATGGCTGGTGGCAAGGTTTCCAACCGCATTAGCAACCCCAAGTTCTCCAAGGTCGTCGTGGCTTTCATTCCGAACGAGCCGCCTCGCTGGCCCACTTTGGCCAAGGTTATCCGTCAGATCGTCGAGGCGTATTCCGCCGACGCTCGGAAGTACGAGCGGTTGGGTGACTGGGCTGAGCGCATTGGCTGGGAGCGTTTCTTCGAGAAGACCGGTCTTGAGTTCTCCGAGCACATGATCGATGACTTCCGTGATCCGGCCTACTACACTTGGCGTCAGACCACGAACTTCAAGTTCTAG
- the dsrA gene encoding dissimilatory-type sulfite reductase subunit alpha, whose translation MAKHATPLLDQLTSGPWPSFVADIKEESERRLKNDKNVEFQIPVDVCDDLLGILELSYKDGTTHWKHGGIVGVFGYGGGVIGRYCDQPEKFPGVAHFHTMRVAQPNGKYYSTEFLRKLCDLWEMRGSGLTNMHGATGDIVLLGTTTPQLEEVFYELTHNMNNDLGGSGSNLRTPACCLGESRCEWACYDTQELCYQLTQEYQDELHRPAFPYKFKFKFDGCPNGCVASIARSDMSFIGTWKDDIRIDQEAVAAYIGGEIQPNGGAHSGKDWGPFDIQKEVIDLCPTECMWLEDGKLKINNRECTRCMHCLNVMPRALRIGNDRGLSILVGAKAPILDGAQMGSLLVPFLKVEEPYDEIKEIIEAIWEWWMEEGKNRERLGELIKRQGLAKAIATIGAKPIPQHVQEPRHNPYIFWKEEDVPGGWDRDIAEYRKHHQR comes from the coding sequence ATGGCTAAACATGCGACCCCGTTGCTGGATCAGCTTACAAGCGGTCCTTGGCCGAGTTTTGTGGCTGATATCAAGGAGGAATCCGAGAGACGCCTTAAAAACGATAAGAACGTGGAATTTCAGATTCCCGTTGACGTTTGCGACGATCTGCTCGGCATTTTGGAGCTGTCTTACAAGGATGGCACGACGCACTGGAAGCACGGCGGAATCGTAGGTGTTTTCGGCTACGGCGGTGGCGTTATCGGTCGTTACTGTGATCAGCCCGAAAAGTTCCCTGGCGTGGCGCATTTCCACACAATGCGTGTCGCACAGCCCAACGGCAAATACTACTCGACTGAATTTCTCCGTAAGTTGTGTGATCTGTGGGAAATGCGTGGCTCTGGCTTGACCAACATGCATGGCGCCACGGGTGATATCGTTCTGCTCGGTACCACCACCCCTCAGCTCGAAGAAGTTTTCTACGAACTGACTCACAACATGAACAACGACTTGGGTGGCTCTGGTTCGAACCTGCGTACCCCCGCTTGCTGCCTTGGTGAGTCTCGTTGTGAATGGGCCTGCTATGATACGCAGGAACTTTGCTATCAGTTGACACAGGAATATCAGGACGAGCTCCATCGTCCCGCGTTCCCGTATAAGTTCAAGTTTAAGTTCGATGGCTGTCCTAATGGCTGTGTTGCCTCCATCGCGCGTTCCGATATGTCGTTTATCGGCACCTGGAAGGACGACATCCGCATTGATCAGGAAGCCGTGGCCGCTTATATTGGTGGTGAAATCCAGCCTAATGGCGGTGCTCATTCCGGTAAGGACTGGGGCCCCTTCGACATCCAGAAGGAAGTCATCGATCTGTGCCCGACAGAGTGTATGTGGTTGGAAGATGGCAAGCTGAAGATCAATAACCGTGAATGCACCCGTTGCATGCATTGCTTGAACGTCATGCCTCGCGCTCTGCGTATCGGTAATGATCGTGGTCTGTCGATTTTGGTTGGTGCCAAGGCTCCGATCCTCGATGGTGCTCAGATGGGTTCGTTGCTCGTGCCGTTCCTCAAAGTCGAGGAGCCTTACGACGAGATCAAGGAGATCATCGAGGCGATTTGGGAATGGTGGATGGAAGAAGGCAAGAACCGCGAGCGTCTTGGCGAGCTGATCAAGCGTCAGGGCTTGGCCAAGGCTATTGCGACCATTGGTGCTAAACCCATACCACAGCATGTACAGGAACCCCGCCACAACCCGTACATCTTCTGGAAGGAAGAAGATGTTCCTGGCGGCTGGGATCGTGATATCGCTGAATACCGTAAACACCATCAGAGATAA